The Brevibacillus humidisoli DNA segment TGACCGATGCGGCCAATGGTGTCGTGGGCGACCTTGGCCGGTACGTCTTTGGAAAGTACGGAGAGAATACAGGCAGATTGTCCCACATACAGAATGCCCGTGTCGTGTCTCATGTTGGTTACGCTGCCCGTCTTGTGCGCCAACTCCCAGAGCGGTTGTGCTCCGATGTTCTCCGGATCCGGGTCTGGCAGGTGAAGAGGCAGACTGTCTCGGATCTGCTGCCGCTTCAAAATGGAAATCATTTGCAGGCAACTGTTGTAAGAGATGATCCGACCGCTGGCCATTCGACGGTACAATTCCGCCATGTCTGCCGCCGTGACCTGGTTTACCCCTTCCAACTCGGCAGGTATCACCATCAATTTGTTGTAAAAACAGCTGTTTTGCATACCTGTCTTTTCCATTATCTCACGAATGCGCTCCCGGCCGACATGGTCTATCAAGATGTTGGTGGCTGTATTGTCGCTTTGGATAATCATCAGCACGACCAGATCGTAGATCGTATACTTCTGACCTGGAGTCATGTGCTGCAGGACACCGGCTCCGCCCACCAGATCTTCAGCGCGGACGGACAGCAGATCGGAAAAGGCATACTTTTTCTCGTACACATCGGCAAAGACAGCGATCATGATCGGCACTTTGATCAGACTGGCGGCATAGAACGGTTGGTCCGCGTTCCACTTCCAGCACTCACCGGTTCCCAGTTTTTCCACAACAATTCCCCACGTACCTCCCGCCTGTTCAACGCAAGATACGATTGTTTGGCTCACGTCTGTCATCACAGAAAAACACACCCTGTCATCAATTGAAATCTATACAAAAAATTCTTAATATAATAATATAGGTCTTATACCTTGTTTGGCAAGGAGTTGGGGGGAACGGGACGGTTCCATAGCTGTGGTCACATACATAACATTTGCAAAAGAGAGACAGATCACGATACAATGAAAAAACCTGTCCCGATTCTAAACAACAAGGGGGTCAATATGAAAACGTTTCGCTGGAAGTCTTTGTGTATCGCTCTTATCTGTAGTGTAGTCTTTGCAGGGTGTTCGACCCAGGAGGCGGCTCCGCCTGCTTCGGAGGAAAAACCCCAGTCAGAGACGCCGTCCGATTCGCAGGAGGCATCTGCTGAACAAACCTTGAACATCAACATGGGTTCCGAGCCTACCTCAATCGATCCGGGGATCGCGCAGGACATCCCGTCAATGGCCGTGGCTAGAGCCGCTTTTGATGGTTTGCTGCGTCTTGGCACCGATGGTGAATTACATGAAGCAGTAGCAGAAAGCTATGAGGTATCTGAGGACCAACTTACCTGGACATTCCATCTGCGTGACACCAAGTGGAGCAATGGCGACCCGGTCACGGCACACGATTTCGAGTACGCTTGGAAGCGCGTGCTGGACCCGGCAACCGGCTCCGGTTACGCTTACCAGATGTACTACTTGAAAAACGGCGCCAAAGCAAACAGTGGAGAAGTTCCGATGGACGAGGTGGGCGTGAAAGCAGTGGACGACAAGACCTTGGTCGTGACACTGGAAAACCCGTCTCCTTTCTTCCCGCAGCTGGTCGCTTCCGTCACCTACTTCCCGGTCAACAAGAAAGTAGTGGAAGCAAACGAGAAGTGGGCAAATGAAGCGGACACTTACGTGGTCAATGGTCCTTTTGTTGTAAAGGAATGGGAGCACAAATCGAAGATCGTTTTTGAAAAGAACGAGAACTATTGGGACAAGGACAACGTGCATCTTTCCTCCATGACCTTTCACATGATTGAAGATGCCAATACCGAGTTGAGCATGTTTGAGAGCGGTCAGCTTGATTGGGCCGGTTCACCGCTTGGCGATCTGCCGTTGGATGCACTGCCTACGCTGCAGGAATCGGGCAAGATGCAGACGCAGGCGACTGCCGGAACCTATTGGTACGTTTTTAACACGGAGAAAGTTCCGTTCAACAACAAGAAGATCCGCCAGGCCTTTGCCTACGCAATCAACCGCCAGGAGATCGTAGAAAATGTGCTGATGAACAATGGCGAGGTTGCTCTTGGCATTCTGCCGCCATCGATGTGGTTTAAGCCGGACGGACACTTTAAAGACGGTGATGTCGAAACGGCGAAAAAACTGCTGGCTGAAGGAATGCAGGAACTGGGCATCTCTGAACTGCCCGAGCTGGAAATTCTCTACAACACGAGTGAAGAGCATCAGCGGATCGCCACTGTGATTCAGGACCAATGGAGAAAAGCATTTGGCATTGAAGTAAAGTTGAAAAACGTAGAGAACAAAGTGCGCAACGCTGAATTGGAGGCCGGGAACTACATGATTGGTCGTGCCAGCTGGATTGGCGACTTCAACGATCCGGTCAACTTCCTGGAGGTCTTCCGTGACGTGGGCGGCACCAATGATACCAGATGGCACAATGAACGGTTCAAGCAACTGCTGCTGGATTCCGCACAGGAGTCTGACAAGGCAGCGCGCGACAAGCTGCTTGCCGAAGCAGATGAAATCCTGATGGAAGAACTGCCGGTCGTGCCGATCTATTACTACACCTACGCCTGGGTGAAGAAAGACAGCGTCAAGGATGTCGTCATCGACGCACTTGGCTTCATCGACTTCAAGTACGCTTCCAATGCAAAGTAAGTAGAGATCGGCTGACAGAGTGATAAACGTGATAGAGAGAAGCGGGCCTATGATCAACAATCCCACAAAAGAGCGCGTGCAGCGCTCTTTTTGTTGGGCTCAGCCGTTTGCATACGATTGCCATAATTCGAACGTGAGGAAAGGATGTGCTCTGCCGTGAAGCTGTTTATCTCAGCGGATATGGAAGGAATCTCCGGGATTGTCGACCCCAGCTACATCAATCCAGACAACGGCAAAAACTACGAACGCGGCCGTCAATGGATGACCGATGACGTCAATGCGGTAGTGGAGGCTGCCCTTCAATGCGGCGCAGAAGAGATTGTGGTCTCCGACAGCCACTACCACATGACCAATATCTTGCTGGAAAAACTTCACCCCAAAGCAAAATTGATTGCCGGTTCGCCGCGTGACTTCTCCATGATGCAGGGGCTCGACGGCAGTTTTGATGCAGCTTTCTTCATCGGCTACCACACGCGACAAGGCGTGCCCGGCGTACTGAGCCATACAATGTCCGGGGTCATCAAGAACATGTACATCAATGATGTCGTTGTCGGTGAGTTTGGCTTCAATGCGATTTACGCCGGCTTGATGGGAGTACCTGTCTGTATGGTGTCTGGGGATGATCTGATCGCGGAAGAGGCGAGTGAACTGATACCGGGTATTACGACCGCCGTGGTTAAAAAGGCGGTCACTCGCACCTCCGCACTCTGTCTGCCGCTGGCAGAGAGCAGGGAAGTACTGAAGCAGCAGGTAAAGCTGGCGCTGCAAAACAAGGACCAGGTAGCGCCGCTAACCACAGCGACACCATTGGAGTTGACGATAGAGTTCAGTCATGCCGGACAGGCAGAGATGGCTGCTATCGTTCCCTTTACTCGCTATCAGGCGGAACGGACGGCCGTATCGCTCACCGCAGACAATCCCCACGATCTCTACAGAGGCATGCGCGCAATGCTCAATCTGGCTGGTACGGCTGAATTCTTTTAAGGAGAGGGAAAAAAGATGACGCAATCGTCAACAGAAATGATCGTCCATGTATCGGTAGCCCAGGTTTGGACCTCCGCTGCGTCCCCGCGTGATACCGATGCGCCGCTTTTGGATAACCCTGTCAAGATAAAGGAATGGCTGCAGTCGATGAGCTTGGAACAGCGGCTTGGGCTGCACGACGACGATCTGGTGCAAACCCAGCTCTTGTACGGCGAGCGGGTGCTGGTGATTGACGAAGAGGGGGAATGGGTGAAAGTGGCCATCCCCACTCAGCCATCCATCAAGGACGAACGAGGGTATCCCGGCTGGCTGCCCAAGAGACAGTTGTCGCCAGCTCCAACTGCTGGCACAGTGGTGTCCACTGGTAAGACGGCTGTCGTAACTGTTCCAACGGCCCGCCTGTACGATCAGGATCACCATGAGGGAATAGAGATCAGTTTTCGCACCCAACTGCCGGTGCTTGAGGAGAAGGAAGATTGGGTGAGAGTGGCCACTCCCCACGGTGAGCAGTTTTTGAAGCGTGATCAGATCAAACTGATCGTCGACGGTGAGTTGCCCGCCGTTGGGGGAGCGCAGTTGGTTGAAACCGGCAAGATGTTTCTCGATTTGCCGTATTTGTGGAGCGGCATGTCCGCCTACGGTTACGACTGTTCCGGTTTTGTCTACTCGATCCATCGTTTTTACGGGATCACCATCCCACGCGACGCTTCCAATCAGGCGATGGACGGTCAGTTGGTCCCGCCGGATCAGTTGCAGCCAGGTGATTTGCTTTTCTTTGCCTATGAGGAAGGCAAGGGGAGAGTCCATCATGTCGGTATGTATGCCGGAGATGGCAAGATGCTGCACTCTCCGAAAACGGGCAAATCGATCGAGATCACTCCGCTTGTCGGATATGAGTATGAAAAGGAGCATTGCATCTCCAGGAGATATTGGCAAGCACGATAATACAA contains these protein-coding regions:
- a CDS encoding serine hydrolase, with the protein product MTDVSQTIVSCVEQAGGTWGIVVEKLGTGECWKWNADQPFYAASLIKVPIMIAVFADVYEKKYAFSDLLSVRAEDLVGGAGVLQHMTPGQKYTIYDLVVLMIIQSDNTATNILIDHVGRERIREIMEKTGMQNSCFYNKLMVIPAELEGVNQVTAADMAELYRRMASGRIISYNSCLQMISILKRQQIRDSLPLHLPDPDPENIGAQPLWELAHKTGSVTNMRHDTGILYVGQSACILSVLSKDVPAKVAHDTIGRIGQAVYQSLAGN
- a CDS encoding peptide ABC transporter substrate-binding protein gives rise to the protein MKTFRWKSLCIALICSVVFAGCSTQEAAPPASEEKPQSETPSDSQEASAEQTLNINMGSEPTSIDPGIAQDIPSMAVARAAFDGLLRLGTDGELHEAVAESYEVSEDQLTWTFHLRDTKWSNGDPVTAHDFEYAWKRVLDPATGSGYAYQMYYLKNGAKANSGEVPMDEVGVKAVDDKTLVVTLENPSPFFPQLVASVTYFPVNKKVVEANEKWANEADTYVVNGPFVVKEWEHKSKIVFEKNENYWDKDNVHLSSMTFHMIEDANTELSMFESGQLDWAGSPLGDLPLDALPTLQESGKMQTQATAGTYWYVFNTEKVPFNNKKIRQAFAYAINRQEIVENVLMNNGEVALGILPPSMWFKPDGHFKDGDVETAKKLLAEGMQELGISELPELEILYNTSEEHQRIATVIQDQWRKAFGIEVKLKNVENKVRNAELEAGNYMIGRASWIGDFNDPVNFLEVFRDVGGTNDTRWHNERFKQLLLDSAQESDKAARDKLLAEADEILMEELPVVPIYYYTYAWVKKDSVKDVVIDALGFIDFKYASNAK
- a CDS encoding NlpC/P60 family protein, with product MTQSSTEMIVHVSVAQVWTSAASPRDTDAPLLDNPVKIKEWLQSMSLEQRLGLHDDDLVQTQLLYGERVLVIDEEGEWVKVAIPTQPSIKDERGYPGWLPKRQLSPAPTAGTVVSTGKTAVVTVPTARLYDQDHHEGIEISFRTQLPVLEEKEDWVRVATPHGEQFLKRDQIKLIVDGELPAVGGAQLVETGKMFLDLPYLWSGMSAYGYDCSGFVYSIHRFYGITIPRDASNQAMDGQLVPPDQLQPGDLLFFAYEEGKGRVHHVGMYAGDGKMLHSPKTGKSIEITPLVGYEYEKEHCISRRYWQAR
- a CDS encoding M55 family metallopeptidase; amino-acid sequence: MKLFISADMEGISGIVDPSYINPDNGKNYERGRQWMTDDVNAVVEAALQCGAEEIVVSDSHYHMTNILLEKLHPKAKLIAGSPRDFSMMQGLDGSFDAAFFIGYHTRQGVPGVLSHTMSGVIKNMYINDVVVGEFGFNAIYAGLMGVPVCMVSGDDLIAEEASELIPGITTAVVKKAVTRTSALCLPLAESREVLKQQVKLALQNKDQVAPLTTATPLELTIEFSHAGQAEMAAIVPFTRYQAERTAVSLTADNPHDLYRGMRAMLNLAGTAEFF